From Ananas comosus cultivar F153 linkage group 8, ASM154086v1, whole genome shotgun sequence, one genomic window encodes:
- the LOC109714191 gene encoding mediator of RNA polymerase II transcription subunit 12 isoform X3: MYSSRGFGKRRQPQLAPYKLKCEKEPLNSRLGPPDFYPQTPTCPEETLTREYLQSGYKESVEGIEEVREIILSQVGYFIKPEVTLRCKEAIRKRFRAINESRAQKRKAGQVYGVPLSGSLLIKPGVFPEQRPCGEDFRRKWIEALSQQHKRLRSLSEHVPHGYRRKSLFDVLIRHNVPLLRATWFIKVSYLNQVRPASTSVSSGAPDKAQATRTEQWTKDITDYLQQLLDEFLSKDGSAVPLSGRDQSSPGLMGQPPSAKHRAESSPVISEVEDTSFLFRWWYVVRLLQWHFAEGLVLPSLVIEWVFAQLQEKDSVDALELLLPIVLSMIESISLSQTYARTFVEITIRNLSDLSSGNLSLISSSKKTSVASTLVEMLRYMILSVPDTFVSLDCFPLPSHVAPDIYGRSNIEAVHFETRDAYVRYLSCGHAVSCIQRRASNLGKIVSPNLQGSSAAKVVQTLDKALTMGSMTLAYSSLFEDLSDPAMEERWIAEVSPCLRASLMWIGTIELSLICSIFFLCEWATCDYRDTRTTPSQNVKFTGRKDFSQIYVAVLLLKNKVQEMHSQLTSKNSAPLVIRNSGRSASLNDTSLQAAVVENPSFIRSCTKILDEKRINKKDIFQSPGPFHDIIVCWLDQHEICDSGGLKRVEVLILELIRSGIFHPQVYVRQLIVSGIMDRNDTQLDLERKRRHHKILKQLPASCLFDILEEARIAEAQLLHEVVAVYSTERRLVLRELSDGQSNYVSNRSERNSSGQKQNDHQAGTRDVKHGRTKEQVAQVKTLISNLLRFPYSSSLPIEARSDESKGSVKRPINSSDIKVDFAEGRPGCEECKGSKRQKLDERSSFQGILLNQSDDEDSWWVRKGPKFPESFKVEPPQKTTKQSSRGRQKIVRKTQSLAQLAAARIESSQGASTSHVCDNKVSCPHHKSVGEGEISKDFERGKVQSPVDVGKAIKRLRMVEKRSVALWLLKSVRQLVEGNEKAASKASVTSVFSASTDDRNAVRWRLGEDELLSVLYIFDICCDFVSAVRFLIWLLAKTLSGVSNPTQVGRNIMLPKNRESLICHVGEAFLLSSLQRYENVLVATDLLPEALTAIMPKSTNMIVGRVYGSVAFSYGRNLLKKYKDLVSVVRWEKNYRASGDQKLLAELDAGRSVDGDSVFSSGASAGGEEIDEHIRQKLSGRMPRTVTNMKEIVQRHVEEALHHFYGKERKNIATAPRTPPEKWEDSYQIAHDIVMGLLDCIRQNAGATPDGDPSVVASAVAAIVGNVGLAVAKLPDFSCSNYQNLPSSIKNSLNCARHILSIHIVSLCLLKEALGERYSRIIEIALAVEASSAVSVAFAPPRGHRSQFQVSPEAHDIYGNHSSEVLNNSQKGFGGRATKAAAAVSALVVGALIHGIISLERMIVVFKLKEGLDILQFMRNARSSSNGMSRSVGTFKPENCIELYVHWFRLLVGNCRTVLDGLVGEILGESYILALSRIQRMLPLSLVFPPAYAIFGMVIWRPYILNSNVIMREDIPVYQYLSLAIGEAIRHQPFRDVCFRNSYTFYDLLANDIGDSEFAAMLELQSPDKHLKTMAFIPLRARLFLNALIDCKMPASTIMKEDGSWVSESGELRSNTESEAKLLERLLQILDTLQPAKFHWQWVELRLLLNEQALVEKIETQNMSFVDAIRSLSPNAENFALTESEKRFTEIVLSRILVRPDAAPLYSEVVHLIGKLLQESLVMDTKWFLAGHDVLLGRKSIRQQLLFVAQRKGLPTKAQFWKPWGWSSLGEAVANRGEKRKLEAIAIEEGEVVDECIDHKKLGKMNSQTVDSEGVGSIYQHITEKAFAELILPCIDRSSSELRNLFATELIKQMGVIEQHISTITRNGMKQAGVASVGVEGTSNKANSRKGMRGGGSPVLGRRPTAVSDSVPPSAVALRASLSLRLQFLIRLLPVIFADREPSARNMRQALASIILRLLGSRVVYEDADLSLPPPNPSALKWDAESSMDACVTSLFDRPGESLFERLLSIFHALLSSCKPSWLKPKSAPKSTVKSPRDFPAFDREAAESIQMLQSDLDRMELPLTIKRRIQSAMPFLPPSLPSSIPCHPPILPPSALSPLQSTMLAPAPQQRTAQASRVPTNLSGRSKALPSLDPDMEIDPWTLLEDGTVSASTSSSGGNGSMGGVSVDHANFKACSWLKGAIRVRRTDLTYTGALDDDS, encoded by the exons ATGTATAGTTCAAGAGGTTTTGGCAAGAG GCGGCAGCCACAGCTAGCTCCTTACAAGCTAAAGTGCGAAAAAGAGCCACTTAATAGCAG ACTTGGCCCACCTGACTTCTATCCGCAAACTCCAACTTGTCCGGAAGAGACGCTAACTAGAGAATACCTACAATCAGGTTATAAGGAGTCTGTTGAAGGAATTGAG GAAGTCAGAGAGATTATATTGAGTCAAGTTGGGTATTTCATCAAGCCTGAGGTCACATTAAGATGCAAAGAG GCTATACGGAAACGCTTTAGGGCTATCAACGAATCACGTGCTCAGAAGAGGAAG GCTGGCCAGGTTTATGGAGTACCTCTTTCTGGATCATTGCTGATAAAGCCTGGTGTCTTCCCCGAGCAAAGACCATGCGGTGAAGATTTCCGCAGGAAATGGATTGAG GCTTTATCACAGCAGCATAAACGGTTACGTTCGCTATCTGAGCATGTTCCTCATGGTTACAGAAGGAAATCACTCTTTGACGTTCTTATTCGCCATAATGTTCCATTGTTAAGAGCAACATGGTTTATCAAAGTTAGTTATCTTAATCAG GTACGGCCGGCTTCAACCAGTGTTTCATCTGGGGCTCCAGATAAGGCACAAGCAACTCGGACTGAGCAGTGGACTAAGGATATTACAGATTACCTTCAACAGCTGCTGGATGAGTTTTTATCGAAAGATGGCTCTGCCGTACCTTTATCCGGTAGAGATCAATCGTCACCAGGTCTTATGGGTCAACCTCCTTCAGCAAAACACAGAGCTGAATCTTCTCCAGTTATTTCAGAAGTAGAGgatacttcttttcttttcagatGGTGGTATGTGGTGCGCCTTCTGCAATGGCATTTTGCAGAAGGATTGGTTCTCCCCTCTCTTGTTATTGAATGGGTCTTTGCTCAGCTTCAG GAGAAGGATTCAGTTGACGCCTTAGAACTGCTTTTGCCTATTGTACTAAGCATGATAGAGAGCATTTCCCTCTCACAAACGTATGCACGCACGTTTGTGGAAATAACTATTCGAAACCTCAGTGATCTTTCTTCTGGCAATTTGAGTTTAATCAGTAGTTCAAAGAAGACGTCTGTAGCTTCCACTCTAGTGGAAATGCTGCGGTACATGATACTTTCTGTGCCCGACACTTTTGTTTCATTGGACTGCTTTCCTCTTCCATCCCATGTTGCCCCTGATATATATGGTAGAAGTAACATAGAGGCTGTTCACTTTGAGACCCGTGATGCTTATGTTCGGTATTTGTCCTGTGGACATGCTGTTTCCTGTATTCAAAGACGGGCTTCTAATCTTGGAAAGATTGTAAGCCCTAACCTTCAAGGTAGCAGTGCAGCTAAAGTTGTTCAAACTCTGGATAAAGCTCTGACTATGGGCAGCATGACATTGGCATACAGTTCTCTTTTTGAAGATTTATCTGATCCTGCCATGGAAGAAAGATGGATTGCTGAAGTCAGCCCTTGTTTACGAGCTTCTTTAATGTGGATTGGGACCATCGAGTTGTCCCTGATTTGCTCGATATTTTTTCTTTGTGAATGGGCTACATGTGATTATCGAGATACGCGCACCACCCCGTCGCAGAATGTTAAATTTACAGGAAGGAAagatttttctcaaatatatgTTGCAGTCTTGCTATTAAAGAATAAAGTGCAAGAGATGCACAGCCAATTGACTTCGAAGAATAGTGCTCCATTGGTAATTCGTAACAGTGGGAGAAGTGCTTCTCTGAATGACACTTCATTGCAGGCAGCGGTGGTGGAAAATCCTTCTTTTATTAGAAGTTGTACAAAGATCTTGGATgagaaaagaattaataaaaagGATATCTTCCAGAGCCCTGGTCCATTTCACGATATCATTGTTTGCTGGCTTGATCAGCATGAGATTTGTGATTCTGGAGGACTGAAGCGTGTTGAAGTTCTTATTTTGGAGCTTATTCGTAGTGGAATCTTTCATCCTCAAGTGTATGTCAGGCAGCTTATAGTTAGTGGAATTATGGATAGAAACGATACTCAACTTGATctggaaagaaagagaagacaTCACAAAATCTTGAAGCAACTTCCAGCTTCTTGCTTATTTGATATACTAGAAGAAGCTAGAATAGCTGAAGCTCAACTTCTACATGAGGTTGTTGCAGTCTACTCTACTGAGCGGAGACTTGTGCTTCGCGAACTTTCCGATGGTCAGTCCAATTATGTGAGTAATAGAAGTGAGAGGAACTCTTCTGGTCAAAAGCAAAATGATCATCAAGCTGGTACTAGGGATGTTAAGCATGGCAGGACAAAGGAACAAGTTGCACAAGTGAaaactttgatttcaaatttactGAGATTTCCATATTCTTCTTCCTTGCCAATTGAAGCACGGTCAGATGAATCCAAGGGGAGCGTCAAGCGGCCAATAAACTCATCAGATATAAAAGTCGATTTTGCAGAAGGGAGACCTGGATGTGAGGAATGTAAAGGTTCAAAGAGGCAAAAGTTAGATGAAAGAAGTTCTTTCCAAGGAATACTGTTGAATCAGTCAGATGATGAGGATAGTTGGTGGGTAAGGAAGGGGCCCAAGTTCCCAGAGTCATTTAAGGTAGAGCCACCGCAGAAAACAACTAAACAATCCTCAAGAGGCAGGCAAAAAATTGTGCGGAAAACCCAAAGTCTGGCACAGTTGGCAGCTGCTCGGATTGAAAGTAGTCAAGGGGCATCTACTAGTCATGTATGCGATAATAAAGTGAGCTGTCCCCACCATAAATCTGTTGGTGAAGGTGAAATTTCCAAAGATTTTGAACGGGGGAAAGTACAAAGTCCAGTTGATGTTGGAAAAGCTATAAAACGGCTTAGGATGGTTGAGAAGAGGTCTGTCGCACTTTGGTTGCTGAAATCAGTACGGCAACTTGTTGAAGGAAATGAGAAGGCAGCTTCAAAAGCTAGTGTTACGAGTGTCTTTTCTGCGTCAACTGATGATAGGAATGCTGTAAGATGGCGCCTAGGAGAAGATGAACTGTTGTCAGTTCTCTATATTTTTGACATATGTTGTGACTTTGTCTCTGCAGTCAGGTTTCTCATATGGTTGTTAGCTAAGACCCTTAGTGGAGTAAGCAATCCTACTCAAGTTGGGAGAAATATTATGCTGCCCAAGAATAGAGAAAGCCTGATTTGCCATGTTGGGGAAGCATTTCTTCTGTCATCCCTTCAAAG GTATGAGAATGTGCTTGTCGCTACAGATCTTTTGCCTGAAGCTCTTACTGCCATAATGCCCAAAAGCACCAACATGATAGTTGGAAGGGTTTACGGTTCAGTGGCTTTTTCTTATGGTCGAAACTTGTTGAAGAAATACAAAGATTTAGTCAGTGTGGTAAGGTGGGAAAAGAACTATAGAGCTTCAGGTGATCAGAAACTGCTTGCTGAACTTGATGCCGGTCGATCAGTTGATGGTGATTCAGTATTTAGTTCTGGAGCCTCAGCAGGAGGAGAAGAAATCGACGAGCATATACGTCAGAAATTAAGTGGGAGAATGCCAAGAACAGTTACAAACATGAAAGAGATAGTACAGCGACATGTTGAGGAAGCTTTACACCATTTTTAtgggaaagaaaggaaaaatatagCTACTGCTCCCAGGACCCCCCCGGAGAAATGGGAAGATAGTTACCAAATAGCCCATGATATTGTTATGGGTTTACTTGACTGTATCAGGCAGAATGCTGGTGCAACTCCAGATGGCGATCCCTCAGTGGTGGCATCTGCTGTTGCTGCCATTGTTGGCAATGTTGGTCTTGCTGTTGCAAAACTTCCAGATTTCTCATGCAGTAACTACCAAAATCTTCCTTCctctatcaaaaattcattaaattgtGCTCGCCACATCTTAAGTATCCACATAGTCTCTCTTTGCCTTCTCAAGGAAGCTCTTGGAGAACGCTATAGTCGAATAATCGAGATTGCTTTGGCTGTTGAAGCTTCTTCAGCTGTTTCAGTAGCTTTTGCTCCTCCAAGGGGACATCGCAGTCAATTTCAAGTGTCCCCTGAGGCTCATGATATATATGGGAACCATTCAAGTGAGGTTTTGAATAACTCGCAAAAGGGCTTTGGTGGAAGGGCTACAAAAGCTGCAGCAGCTGTGTCTGCACTTGTTGTGGGGGCTCTCATTCATGGGATCATTAGCCTGGAAAGGATGATTGTAGTTTTCAAGCTAAAGGAGGGCTTGGATATTTTGCAATTTATGAGGAATGCTAGGTCCAGTTCTAATGGTATGTCTCGTTCTGTGGGCACTTTTAAGCCAGAAAATTGCATAGAATTATATGTACATTGGTTTAGGCTCCTAGTTGGGAATTGCAGAACAGTACTTGATGGATTAGTTGGAGAGATTCTGGGTGAATCCTATATCCTTGCTCTTTCAAGAATTCAGCGCATGCTTCCACTGAGTTTGGTTTTCCCTCCTGCTTATGCTATATTTGGAATGGTCATATGGAGACCATATATTCTTAATAGCAATGTTATAATGCGTGAAGATATCCCGGTTTATCAGTATCTATCATTGGCCATTGGTGAAGCCATTAGGCATCAGCCTTTTCGCGATGTCTGTTTTCGAAATTCTTATACCTTTTATGACCTCCTAGCTAATGACATTGGTGATTCTGAGTTTGCTGCGATGCTTGAATTGCAGAGTCCTGATAAACATTTGAAAACAATGGCATTTATTCCTCTTCGTGCGAGGCTGTTTCTAAATGCTCTCATTGATTGCAAAATGCCGGCATCCACAATTATGAAGGAAGATGGGTCTTGGGTTTCAGAATCTGGTGAGCTGAGATCAAACACCGAAAGTGAGGCAAAGCTTTTGGAGCGACTTCTGCAAATTTTGGATACCTTGCAACCTGCAAAGTTTCATTGGCAATGGGTGGAATTAAGACTTCTTTTGAATGAACAAGCTCTTGTTGAAAAAATAGAGACCCAGAACATGTCATTCGTAGATGCAATTAGATCCCTATCACCTAATGCTGAAAATTTTGCACTTACTGAAAGTGAAAAACGGTTCACTGAAATTGTTCTGTCCAGAATACTTGTTAGACCTGATGCTGCGCCTCTTTACTCAGAAGTTGTTCACCTTATTGGGAAGCTGCTTCAGGAGTCTCTGGTGATGGATACCAAATGGTTTTTAGCTGGACATGATGTTCTTCTGGGTCGTAAATCCATTAGGCAGCAACTTCTATTCGTAGCTCAAAGGAAGGGACTTCCTACAAAAGCTCAGTTTTGGAAACCATGGGGTTGGTCTTCATTGGGAGAAGCTGTAGCTAATAGAGGTGAGAAGAGAAAGTTGGAAGCTATCGCTATTGAGGAAGGAGAAGTTGTGGATGAATGCATCGATCATAAAAAGTTGGGCAAAATGAACTCTCAAACGGTGGATTCTGAAGGAGTCGGTTCTATTTACCAGCATATAACTGAGAAAGCTTTTGCAGAACTAATATTGCCATGTATAGACAGGAGTTCTAGTGAACTGCGCAATTTGTTTGCCACTGAGTTGATCAAGCAGATGGGCGTAATCGAGCAACACATTAGTACAATAACCCGTAATGGTATGAAACAGGCTGGTGTGGCTTCTGTAGGAGTTGAAGGAACTTCTAACAAAGCCAATAGTCGAAAAGGAATGCGAGGTGGTGGAAGCCCTGTTTTAGGCCGGCGACCTACAGCAGTTAGTGATTCTGTGCCGCCTTCTGCAGTGGCATTAAGAGCATCTCTCTCATTGCGCTTGCAATTTCTTATAAGGTTGCTTCCAGTTATTTTTGCAGACAG GGAACCATCGGCACGGAACATGAGGCAAGCGCTTGCCTCTATCATACTTCGTTTGCTTGGTTCTCGAGTTGTATATGAGGATGCAGacctctctcttcctcctcccaaCCCAAGTGCATTAAAATGGGATGCAGAGTCCTCCATGGATGCTTGTGTTACCTCTTTGTTTGATCGTCCTGGCGAAAGCCTCTTCGAGAGGCTCTTGTCCATCTTCCATGCTTTGCTCAGTAGCTGCAAACCAAGCTGGCTGAAGCCCAAGTCTGCCCCCAAGTCAACCGTTAAATCTCCCCGAGATTTTCCTGCGTTTGATCGTGAGGCAGCAGAGAGCATACAG ATGCTGCAGTCTGACTTGGACCGCATGGAGTTGCCACTGACAATCAAACGGCGTATCCAATCCGCGATGCCATTCCTCCCACCTTCTCTTCCTTCGTCTATTCCATGCCACCCTCCTATACTGCCCCCATCAGCACTCTCACCGCTTCAGTCGACTATGCTCGCTCCAGCGCCGCAACAAAGAACTGCGCAGGCGTCGCGGGTTCCAACCAACCTATCGGGCCGAAGCAAGGCATTGCCATCCCTGGACCCAGACATGGAAATCGACCCGTGGACGCTGCTCGAAGACGGTACAGTTTCTGCTTCTACCTCTAGCAGTGGTGGTAACGGCAGCATGGGGGGTGTCAGTGTGGATCATGCCAATTTCAAAGCTTGTAGCTGGCTTAAGGGAGCCATTAGGGTTAGAAGAACCGATCTTACTTACACGGGAGCTCTCGATGATGATAGCTGA